Proteins encoded by one window of Halomonas sp. SH5A2:
- a CDS encoding TauD/TfdA family dioxygenase produces MPLDTHDSLPPTPDYDAWPVDVSIASIEHQPRELHVYWQDGRFSRYHSVWLRENAADDSTINPATRERILDLSSLTAWPTLASAELEESGAVCLTFAPEQRQLRFHPGWLRAHDYSNGHTQDAPLVSVTTWRGSDKQAPDTFDANGWLDHPSGSPVDTALLEPALESLLSQGLVRLQNLPTAPGTLANIARRIGPIRPTNFGELFDVKAKPNPDSNAYTSIALPPHVDLPTREYQPGLQLLHCLENSVTDGQAVMMDGFAIAEALRDEEPQVFDTLRQVRWCFANTAQTTDYVWHEPVIRCDAHGELLEVRIADFLRGPLQTDFNQVEPAYEALMALQRRLRDPSFAMRFTYHPGDLVIFDNRRLLHARDAFEGSSGQRWLQGCYLERDEVRSRYRIVQRTKRQKRIAATD; encoded by the coding sequence ATGCCCCTAGACACCCACGATTCCTTGCCACCTACGCCCGATTACGATGCCTGGCCTGTCGACGTTTCGATTGCATCGATTGAACATCAGCCAAGAGAGCTGCATGTTTACTGGCAGGATGGACGATTCAGTCGCTATCACAGCGTCTGGTTGCGCGAAAATGCTGCCGATGATTCAACGATTAACCCCGCCACCCGTGAACGCATACTGGATCTTTCAAGTCTGACCGCTTGGCCAACGCTCGCCAGTGCTGAGCTTGAGGAGAGTGGCGCCGTCTGCCTGACCTTTGCACCTGAGCAGCGGCAATTACGCTTTCATCCCGGTTGGTTGCGAGCCCATGACTATTCCAACGGCCATACTCAGGATGCACCGCTGGTTAGCGTAACGACATGGCGGGGTAGCGATAAGCAGGCCCCTGATACGTTCGATGCCAACGGCTGGCTTGATCACCCGTCAGGCAGCCCCGTCGACACTGCTCTGTTGGAACCGGCGCTGGAAAGCCTTTTGAGTCAAGGTCTCGTCAGGCTTCAAAACCTGCCCACCGCCCCCGGCACACTGGCTAACATCGCCCGGCGAATTGGCCCTATCCGGCCGACGAATTTCGGTGAACTCTTCGATGTGAAGGCCAAACCCAACCCGGATTCAAACGCCTATACATCGATTGCGCTGCCACCGCATGTGGATCTACCAACACGCGAATACCAGCCGGGACTACAGCTGCTGCATTGTCTGGAAAACAGTGTTACGGACGGCCAAGCAGTGATGATGGACGGTTTTGCCATTGCCGAGGCACTGCGCGATGAAGAACCTCAAGTCTTCGACACCTTGAGACAAGTGCGATGGTGCTTCGCCAATACGGCCCAGACCACCGACTATGTATGGCATGAACCAGTGATTCGCTGCGATGCGCATGGTGAGCTGCTCGAAGTCCGCATCGCCGATTTCCTGAGGGGTCCCCTGCAGACCGATTTCAACCAAGTCGAGCCAGCCTATGAAGCGTTAATGGCACTACAACGCCGCTTGCGTGACCCCAGCTTCGCGATGCGATTCACCTACCACCCCGGTGACTTGGTCATCTTCGATAACCGTAGGCTACTGCATGCACGTGATGCCTTCGAAGGCAGTAGCGGCCAGCGTTGGCTGCAGGGTTGCTATCTGGAACGCGACGAAGTCCGCTCGCGTTACCGCATCGTGCAACGCACCAAGCGACAAAAGCGTATCGCAGCAACTGACTAG
- a CDS encoding GlxA family transcriptional regulator, which yields MRLQYQGKSPERIGFLLLPRFAMVAFFSAVEPLRIANRIAGRELFQWRVISESGDPVTASNNMTLMADEGLTPYPDISSLAVCASFEPEKSISRQLTQWLHRQAQRGCVLGSMDTGAIVLASAGLLDDQTITLHWESLPVFRESYPHLNAVESLFEVSKSGFSCAGGTAAMDMSLDLIARRYGDTLAQQVSEQLIHAHIRHPEDRQRFELSGRLGSRKPALLRAVALMEANLEHPITIADISEQVNISLRQLQRLFEQELGSSPRRYYLALRLERSRQLLRETQRDIIEIALACGFNSASSFSRTFRQHFGYTPSDVRHHARPNVAPAERLVP from the coding sequence ATGCGACTGCAGTACCAAGGAAAATCCCCTGAGCGTATCGGTTTTCTGCTGCTCCCTCGTTTTGCCATGGTGGCGTTTTTCTCAGCCGTAGAACCGCTCCGCATTGCCAATCGCATTGCCGGGCGCGAATTGTTCCAGTGGCGCGTGATTAGTGAATCGGGGGATCCCGTGACGGCCAGCAATAACATGACGCTAATGGCCGATGAAGGACTGACCCCCTATCCCGATATATCCAGCCTGGCTGTCTGTGCCAGCTTCGAGCCCGAGAAATCGATTTCCCGTCAATTAACGCAGTGGCTGCATCGCCAGGCACAACGCGGTTGCGTACTCGGAAGCATGGACACCGGTGCGATTGTATTGGCAAGCGCTGGCTTGCTGGACGACCAGACGATCACATTGCATTGGGAGAGCCTACCGGTGTTCCGTGAATCGTATCCGCACTTAAACGCCGTCGAATCTCTCTTTGAAGTAAGCAAGTCTGGTTTTTCCTGTGCGGGAGGCACAGCCGCCATGGATATGTCGCTGGACCTAATCGCGAGGCGCTATGGCGATACACTGGCTCAGCAGGTGTCGGAACAGCTCATTCATGCGCATATTCGCCACCCCGAGGACCGCCAGCGTTTCGAGCTATCCGGCCGACTCGGCTCTCGTAAACCCGCACTATTACGAGCTGTCGCCTTGATGGAAGCAAACCTCGAACACCCTATAACGATTGCCGACATCTCTGAACAGGTCAATATCTCGTTGCGTCAGCTTCAACGGTTATTCGAGCAAGAGTTGGGCAGCAGCCCACGCCGTTACTATCTTGCTTTGCGGCTCGAGCGATCCCGCCAACTATTGCGCGAAACTCAGCGCGACATCATCGAAATCGCCCTTGCCTGCGGCTTCAATTCCGCATCGAGTTTTTCTCGCACATTCCGGCAACATTTCGGTTATACACCCAGTGACGTTCGTCATCATGCCAGACCGAACGTCGCACCCGCTGAACGCTTAGTGCCTTAA
- a CDS encoding GGDEF domain-containing protein, producing MLPRGFAIRHCILLIVSLILLTTFSNGLKADPPPEPITDWEYRWGDSPLDANGTPEWLEGESTDWQSTTSPSNPPGRGGHQHLWLRTTLPEGDWNDPVLYITSINLIGQAYLGDELIYQYGEFDDQGRGDFAGWPWHMIDLPQDAAGQTLTFRLYSYYTSIGLWGEVQVMERIDVLKHVIHESAQDLGVSALVLVLAILATIFALMGPERRGFLAIALFAYASGLMLLAEAPARQLIADGPLAWDTLRAGSYYTLPIALGMLLSHWLEGTAKRWIQRLWVLHVAYLVIAIGLVQLGIISLSITFPVFDVLLAISLPIMLLLALFRFHQLNLEQRLLVLSFTFFAPLLLADMVVAHGFVAWRTVPLSYGSLAFALAIAAIFLWHYRRTQQQLAMSNETLELQVAARTAELDQLVRELEGLSYKDSLTGLHNRRHFNTVFDHECRRAQQHGSQLSLLMLDLDHFKDINDYFGHDAGDAVLVKLASVLTQHFMELGVVCRIGGEEFVALLPDASAKTAESSANTLLTSVAQCACVHHGIPLRRITLSCGIATYADHTHDPHKLLRLADEALYHAKRSGRNRCVVWSESFEEHGFTLGRQQTQ from the coding sequence ATGCTGCCCCGTGGGTTCGCCATACGCCATTGCATTCTGCTGATCGTCTCACTGATCCTGCTGACGACATTCTCTAATGGACTCAAAGCAGACCCGCCACCTGAACCGATAACAGACTGGGAATACCGCTGGGGCGATTCTCCTCTGGATGCAAACGGCACGCCCGAATGGTTAGAGGGTGAATCCACCGACTGGCAATCAACGACATCCCCCTCTAACCCCCCTGGCCGCGGGGGGCATCAGCACCTTTGGTTACGCACAACGTTGCCTGAAGGTGATTGGAATGACCCCGTCCTTTATATCACCAGTATCAATTTAATTGGCCAAGCCTACCTCGGCGATGAGCTGATCTATCAGTACGGGGAGTTTGACGACCAGGGGCGAGGCGATTTTGCTGGCTGGCCTTGGCATATGATCGACCTACCTCAAGACGCCGCTGGTCAAACACTCACTTTCCGGCTTTATTCCTACTACACCAGTATTGGCCTTTGGGGCGAAGTGCAGGTAATGGAGCGTATTGATGTACTCAAACACGTTATCCATGAGTCGGCCCAGGATCTTGGCGTCAGTGCGCTCGTATTGGTGCTTGCAATTCTGGCAACCATTTTCGCTCTTATGGGGCCTGAGCGGCGTGGTTTTCTGGCCATCGCGCTGTTCGCCTACGCCTCTGGACTGATGCTGCTTGCCGAAGCACCTGCCCGCCAACTGATCGCCGACGGCCCTCTGGCTTGGGATACGCTTAGAGCGGGCAGCTATTATACCTTACCAATCGCGCTAGGGATGTTGCTCAGCCATTGGCTTGAGGGCACGGCCAAGCGCTGGATTCAACGCCTCTGGGTCTTGCATGTGGCTTACCTGGTGATTGCCATTGGCCTGGTGCAGCTAGGCATTATCAGCCTCTCGATTACCTTCCCGGTGTTCGATGTTCTGCTGGCCATCTCCTTACCCATTATGCTGCTACTCGCCCTCTTTCGCTTTCATCAGCTCAACCTCGAACAGCGCTTGCTGGTACTCAGCTTTACCTTTTTCGCGCCGTTGTTACTCGCCGATATGGTTGTCGCCCATGGTTTTGTGGCCTGGCGTACGGTGCCGTTAAGCTATGGCAGCCTGGCCTTTGCGTTGGCCATCGCGGCGATATTTCTATGGCACTACCGACGCACTCAACAGCAACTGGCAATGTCCAACGAGACCCTGGAACTCCAAGTGGCGGCCCGCACTGCTGAGCTTGATCAGCTGGTTCGGGAATTAGAGGGCCTTTCATATAAAGACTCCCTTACCGGCCTTCACAACCGACGCCACTTCAACACGGTATTCGACCATGAGTGCCGTCGTGCTCAGCAGCATGGCAGCCAACTCTCGTTGTTGATGTTGGATCTTGACCATTTCAAAGACATCAACGATTACTTTGGCCACGACGCAGGCGATGCCGTACTGGTCAAACTGGCCTCTGTACTCACTCAACACTTCATGGAGTTGGGAGTGGTCTGCCGAATTGGTGGTGAAGAATTTGTGGCTCTCCTCCCGGATGCCTCCGCCAAAACAGCCGAATCCAGCGCCAATACGCTGTTAACCTCTGTTGCCCAATGCGCCTGTGTTCACCATGGAATACCACTTAGGCGCATCACGCTGTCTTGCGGCATCGCCACTTACGCCGACCACACTCATGATCCGCATAAGCTGCTTCGACTCGCGGATGAAGCGCTTTATCACGCCAAACGCAGCGGCCGTAACCGCTGCGTTGTATGGTCCGAGTCATTTGAAGAACATGGCTTTACACTCGGCAGGCAGCAAACACAGTAA
- a CDS encoding HD domain-containing protein: MKQARFRYFGEAQRDDWALIDARFRDYLSDTPRRVLAHLHNLAGDHHGYPVDRYEHCLQTATRALRDGADEEMVVCALLHDIGDDLTPANHAEVAAAILEPFVDPLNAWMIRHHELFQGYHYRHFFGQDPHAREQYRDHPAYERTVLFCDRWDQASFDPDYDTLPLEHFVPMVERVLGRTPHGGLPEPLPEEALR; the protein is encoded by the coding sequence ATGAAACAAGCTCGCTTTCGCTACTTCGGTGAGGCTCAGCGCGATGACTGGGCGCTGATTGATGCCCGCTTCCGTGACTATTTATCCGATACCCCGCGCCGGGTACTCGCCCACCTGCACAACCTGGCCGGTGATCACCACGGCTATCCGGTTGATCGCTACGAGCACTGCCTGCAGACCGCCACCCGGGCGCTGCGCGATGGTGCCGACGAGGAAATGGTCGTCTGCGCGCTGCTTCACGATATCGGCGACGACCTGACCCCGGCTAACCACGCCGAGGTCGCCGCGGCCATCCTCGAGCCTTTCGTCGATCCACTCAACGCCTGGATGATTCGTCACCACGAACTCTTTCAGGGATACCATTACCGGCACTTCTTCGGCCAGGACCCTCACGCCCGGGAGCAATATCGCGACCATCCCGCCTATGAGCGCACAGTCCTCTTCTGCGACCGTTGGGACCAGGCCAGCTTTGACCCCGATTATGACACCCTGCCCCTGGAACACTTCGTCCCCATGGTCGAGCGCGTACTGGGGCGTACGCCCCACGGTGGACTCCCCGAGCCGCTCCCCGAAGAGGCGCTACGATGA
- a CDS encoding ABC transporter substrate-binding protein, with the protein MRKKVFLTTMTLIGILPLTAQAAQDASDELRLIVPPWPGVTVKSEILAQLAEPLGYRVETLEVSSTVGYQTLQSDEADAFLAGWLPAQQESYDATMAAGAIVDLGNNVEGARMGFAVPGYVHEAGVTSAEQLADPETAERFDHRVYSIESGSTVTDMLENAIEADTYGLGDWEGMPSSTPGMLSEVAAAVDEDRWILFYGWTPHWMIPEYDVHILDDPESVFGKNNGQSDVKTIVAKRYTKANPNLTRLLDQFTFSADEQSEFISAFSLEERDLDAVAREWIEQHPERVASFLEGVTTYDGKEAQAAVEASL; encoded by the coding sequence ATGCGTAAAAAAGTTTTTTTAACCACCATGACACTGATCGGCATACTGCCGCTAACTGCCCAGGCGGCCCAGGATGCCAGCGATGAACTGCGTCTAATCGTTCCCCCCTGGCCAGGGGTCACCGTCAAGTCGGAAATCCTCGCCCAGCTAGCAGAGCCGCTGGGATATCGCGTTGAGACACTGGAGGTCAGCTCTACAGTGGGCTATCAGACCCTGCAGAGCGACGAGGCTGATGCCTTCCTGGCCGGCTGGCTGCCTGCCCAGCAGGAAAGCTACGACGCCACCATGGCGGCCGGTGCGATTGTTGACCTGGGCAACAACGTGGAAGGGGCCCGCATGGGGTTCGCGGTGCCAGGCTACGTCCATGAGGCGGGTGTGACCAGCGCCGAACAGTTGGCCGATCCTGAAACTGCCGAACGCTTTGACCACCGTGTCTACAGCATCGAGAGTGGCTCCACCGTCACTGACATGCTCGAGAACGCCATCGAGGCAGATACCTATGGTCTTGGCGACTGGGAAGGGATGCCGTCCTCCACGCCGGGCATGCTCAGCGAGGTCGCCGCTGCCGTAGACGAGGACCGTTGGATTCTCTTTTACGGCTGGACGCCCCATTGGATGATACCCGAGTACGACGTGCATATCCTGGATGATCCGGAGAGCGTCTTTGGCAAGAACAACGGGCAAAGCGATGTTAAAACCATCGTCGCTAAACGTTACACCAAGGCCAACCCCAACCTGACCCGCTTGCTCGATCAGTTCACCTTCTCCGCCGACGAGCAAAGCGAATTCATCAGCGCCTTCAGCCTGGAAGAGCGAGACCTTGATGCGGTTGCCAGAGAGTGGATTGAACAACACCCTGAACGTGTCGCTAGCTTCCTGGAAGGCGTAACCACCTACGACGGCAAGGAAGCCCAAGCCG
- a CDS encoding GlxA family transcriptional regulator codes for MKDSIPEGWPYPRPDSPPLLDFVEAEQTLNVWLLPKFSMLTLFCLLEPLRVANRFGRNLFAWRLLSSDGEAVVASNGVRIDVDGRLDDVDQNAHLMVVSSYEPEATTTSHERSILRQVAAHGGWLGGLDTAPFILARAGVLEGHRIAMHWECIPAFRQEFPDLTISDACYEFGHGRLTGSGGVASIDMMLTWVESSYGPALADAVGRQIVHQRGNTDSASMAHGRQLAHLPRTVVRALAVMEAHLSQVIPIPDICRMIGQSQRQLTRLFMAHFGETPKQCYLGMRLDQAQRILADSRCRVTEASLATGFTQPAHFARAYRQRFGEAPSTTAERGSLSAGN; via the coding sequence ATGAAAGACAGCATACCTGAGGGCTGGCCCTATCCACGCCCGGATTCGCCGCCGCTACTAGACTTCGTAGAGGCCGAACAAACATTGAATGTGTGGCTATTGCCCAAGTTTTCCATGCTGACCCTTTTCTGCCTCCTGGAACCGTTACGGGTCGCCAATCGATTTGGGCGTAACCTCTTTGCCTGGCGCTTACTGTCCTCGGATGGGGAAGCCGTGGTCGCGAGTAATGGGGTGCGCATTGATGTTGATGGGCGTCTCGATGATGTCGATCAAAACGCCCATCTGATGGTGGTCTCCTCCTACGAGCCAGAGGCCACTACCACGTCGCATGAGCGGTCGATATTAAGGCAGGTTGCAGCGCATGGTGGCTGGCTCGGCGGGTTGGATACTGCCCCTTTTATTCTAGCCCGGGCGGGGGTGCTGGAAGGGCACCGGATCGCAATGCACTGGGAGTGTATACCGGCCTTTCGACAGGAGTTTCCTGACCTCACCATCAGTGATGCATGTTATGAATTTGGTCACGGGCGCTTGACCGGTTCGGGAGGCGTGGCCAGCATCGATATGATGCTGACCTGGGTGGAGAGTTCCTATGGGCCCGCGCTAGCCGATGCTGTGGGACGCCAAATTGTGCATCAGCGGGGTAACACGGATAGCGCATCCATGGCTCACGGCCGTCAATTGGCACATCTTCCACGGACAGTGGTTCGAGCACTGGCGGTGATGGAAGCCCACTTATCACAAGTCATACCCATTCCCGATATTTGTCGCATGATTGGGCAATCACAACGGCAATTGACAAGGCTGTTCATGGCCCATTTTGGGGAAACCCCGAAGCAGTGCTACCTGGGTATGCGGCTCGACCAAGCACAACGTATTCTGGCCGATAGCCGTTGCCGAGTGACCGAGGCGTCATTGGCGACTGGTTTCACTCAGCCGGCCCATTTCGCGCGTGCTTATCGCCAGCGCTTCGGGGAAGCGCCTAGTACCACGGCTGAACGTGGCAGCCTGTCCGCCGGTAACTAG
- a CDS encoding DUF2252 domain-containing protein, which produces MSHALTGHNRPQQVIKAIQQANAPLAAATRQAKYAKMAASPYRFFRGTNHLYWQDVWHDWRFALFGGWPNTQTWLQGDAHVYNFGAYGHHDDQVRYGMDDFDDALIGDYQYDLWQLAISVVLDGRENVELSPKAIDKALKKLLEGYCHTVADYTDDVPIEAVTLESAKGQLKPFMSKVADKQSRARMLEKWTTLDDEHGRQFAERPGKLANLPADMASQLRRLIEQEYQQTLQDPIKESDPRHFRVKDTARRLDAGTGSLGVDRYYVLIEGGADHEHDDIILDVKEQVTPEAYRFMDKAQQQAWRKLFPNEGIRHAAAFHAIAEHPDAYLGWLTMNDKMFSVRERSPFKKDFPTHKLSGGKPYRKLAQQWGQILAREHLRGAQALNNGDHRAFAMAVCQRLKGREEQFVDVVSTLAMAYADCVVQDYSVFIDHFLATDSP; this is translated from the coding sequence ATGAGTCATGCACTAACGGGACACAACCGCCCTCAGCAAGTAATTAAAGCCATCCAGCAAGCCAACGCGCCATTGGCCGCGGCGACCCGTCAAGCCAAATACGCCAAGATGGCGGCGTCGCCGTATCGTTTCTTCCGGGGTACCAATCATCTGTACTGGCAGGATGTATGGCACGACTGGCGCTTTGCGCTGTTTGGGGGGTGGCCCAATACCCAAACCTGGTTGCAAGGTGACGCCCATGTCTACAATTTTGGTGCTTACGGTCATCATGATGACCAGGTGCGCTACGGCATGGATGATTTTGACGATGCGCTGATCGGTGACTACCAATACGATCTGTGGCAGCTGGCCATCAGCGTGGTATTGGATGGTCGTGAAAATGTCGAGCTCAGCCCTAAGGCCATTGATAAAGCTCTTAAAAAGCTATTGGAAGGTTACTGTCACACCGTGGCGGATTATACCGATGACGTGCCCATAGAGGCGGTGACGCTGGAGAGCGCTAAAGGCCAGCTGAAGCCTTTCATGAGCAAGGTGGCGGACAAGCAGAGCCGTGCGCGGATGCTCGAAAAGTGGACCACCCTCGACGACGAGCATGGCCGTCAGTTTGCGGAACGCCCCGGCAAGCTCGCTAACTTGCCGGCAGACATGGCCAGCCAGCTGCGTCGACTGATCGAGCAGGAATACCAGCAAACGCTTCAGGATCCGATAAAAGAGAGCGACCCCCGCCATTTCCGTGTAAAAGACACCGCTCGCCGGTTAGATGCAGGCACCGGATCGCTTGGGGTAGATCGCTATTATGTGTTGATTGAAGGTGGCGCTGACCATGAACACGACGACATCATTCTGGATGTCAAAGAGCAGGTGACCCCGGAAGCGTATCGCTTTATGGACAAGGCTCAACAGCAGGCATGGCGAAAGCTATTTCCCAATGAAGGCATTCGCCACGCGGCGGCGTTTCATGCCATTGCGGAACATCCGGATGCCTATCTGGGTTGGTTAACCATGAACGACAAGATGTTTTCGGTTCGCGAGCGCTCCCCCTTCAAGAAAGACTTTCCCACCCATAAACTTTCCGGCGGAAAGCCGTATCGCAAGCTCGCCCAGCAGTGGGGGCAGATTCTTGCCCGCGAACACCTGCGCGGTGCGCAAGCGCTGAATAACGGCGATCATCGGGCGTTTGCCATGGCGGTTTGCCAGCGGCTTAAAGGGCGTGAAGAGCAGTTTGTGGATGTCGTGTCGACCTTGGCGATGGCTTATGCTGATTGCGTCGTGCAGGACTACAGCGTGTTCATCGATCACTTCCTGGCGACTGATTCACCTTAG
- a CDS encoding 5-guanidino-2-oxopentanoate decarboxylase: protein MSQTCAQLLLRLLEAYEVDTVFGIPGVHTIELYRALGASPIRHVTPRHEQGAGFMADGYARASGRPAACFIITGPGMTNIATAMGQAMADSVPMLVISSVNRRNTLGRGQGRLHELPNQQQTLAGVSIFSHTLHDPAALPEIIARAFATFRGARPGPVHIEIPIDLFDAPVADHLPRPIEVFPPAPAPAATARSAEWLSQAERPLLLLGGGCMAAPEAARALVNRLQAPVLTTINAKGVLGLDHPLDLGATMSLPAARALAADADVILALGTELGETDYDLVFDDGFHLNGQLIRVDIDPQQLGRNQRADLAMVADAGETMAALLRALPHRLESDGRAAATRQALALHEDPDLTPYVPLYATLLATLPDAILVGDSTGPVYAGNFLASLPAPRCWFNSATGYGTLGYGLPAALGAALACPERPVVALVGDGGVQFVLGELGTARDLPYPVAVLIWNNQGYDEIRRYMAMHAVPQLGVDLTAPDFADLANAFSCRYRAVGGPASLGKALTQLGDDNSPLLIEVDATTWMNTV, encoded by the coding sequence ATGAGCCAGACCTGCGCCCAGTTGCTGCTACGCCTGCTGGAAGCCTATGAGGTGGATACCGTCTTTGGCATCCCTGGGGTACACACGATCGAGCTCTACCGTGCCCTGGGCGCGAGCCCAATCCGCCATGTCACCCCGCGCCATGAGCAGGGCGCGGGCTTTATGGCCGACGGCTACGCTCGCGCCAGCGGTCGTCCCGCCGCTTGCTTTATCATCACCGGCCCCGGCATGACCAACATTGCCACGGCCATGGGCCAGGCGATGGCTGACTCGGTGCCCATGCTGGTGATCTCCAGCGTCAACCGCCGTAACACCCTAGGGCGTGGCCAGGGGCGGCTCCATGAGCTGCCTAACCAGCAACAAACCCTGGCGGGCGTCAGTATTTTTAGCCACACCTTGCACGACCCGGCCGCCCTACCGGAGATCATCGCCCGCGCCTTCGCCACCTTTCGCGGTGCACGACCCGGGCCAGTGCACATCGAGATTCCCATCGACCTGTTTGATGCCCCGGTGGCCGATCATCTGCCGCGTCCGATCGAGGTATTTCCTCCGGCACCGGCGCCCGCCGCCACTGCTCGCTCTGCCGAGTGGCTCAGCCAGGCCGAGCGCCCACTGTTACTGCTTGGCGGCGGCTGCATGGCGGCCCCCGAGGCTGCCCGCGCATTGGTAAATCGGCTGCAGGCTCCGGTTCTGACGACGATCAATGCCAAGGGCGTGCTGGGTCTGGACCACCCCCTCGATCTGGGGGCCACCATGAGCCTGCCCGCCGCACGTGCCCTGGCGGCGGATGCCGACGTCATTCTGGCACTGGGCACCGAGCTGGGCGAAACCGACTACGATCTGGTGTTTGATGACGGCTTCCACCTCAACGGACAGCTCATTCGAGTCGACATCGACCCCCAGCAACTTGGCCGCAATCAGCGTGCCGATCTGGCCATGGTCGCCGATGCTGGCGAGACCATGGCCGCGCTGTTGCGGGCACTGCCCCACCGCCTCGAGTCTGATGGACGCGCCGCCGCGACTCGTCAGGCGCTGGCACTGCATGAAGACCCCGATCTGACCCCCTATGTGCCGCTCTACGCCACGCTGCTGGCCACGCTTCCCGATGCCATCTTGGTGGGCGACTCCACCGGGCCGGTGTATGCCGGCAACTTCCTGGCCTCTTTGCCCGCGCCTCGCTGTTGGTTCAACTCGGCGACTGGCTACGGCACCTTGGGCTATGGCCTGCCGGCAGCCCTCGGGGCCGCCCTGGCCTGCCCAGAACGACCGGTGGTCGCTCTTGTGGGGGACGGTGGTGTGCAGTTTGTGCTCGGCGAGCTTGGCACTGCCCGTGACCTGCCCTACCCAGTAGCGGTGCTGATCTGGAACAACCAAGGCTATGACGAAATTCGCCGCTACATGGCCATGCACGCGGTGCCACAGTTGGGCGTCGACTTGACGGCGCCAGACTTTGCCGACTTGGCCAATGCATTCAGCTGCCGCTATCGCGCAGTGGGCGGCCCCGCGTCCCTGGGTAAGGCACTCACACAACTGGGAGATGACAACTCACCGCTGCTGATCGAAGTGGATGCCACAACTTGGATGAACACTGTGTAA
- the tmpA gene encoding 2-trimethylaminoethylphosphonate dioxygenase, with translation MSQSVTVNLQAQGRRLRIEADGHRRDFAPLWLRERSPDDATRDPYTGQRLIEAAELPLDLMIETADVADGQLTLGFSDGHLTTFTLAELLNEQASDSPRQLWDAAQAPHPKADFATALEDDSALLSMLDALHRHGFVVVSGVPTNNDGMQPLIDRIGPLRRTNWGGIADVKSVANAYDLTMTQRGLEPHTDNPYRDPIPGYIWLHCLANAAEGGDSTLADGFMAARLLRQRDPNAYACLTRVTPSFRYCDADTYLESEGPLIELDSRGEPARVRYSNRTENMPALPVEELEAYYAARKAFYQLITGEELTLHLKLDPGQMLIIDNYRLLHGRSAFQLADGVRHMRQGYVDRDSTASRRHVLHQRLATPKAQGEPA, from the coding sequence ATGTCCCAATCCGTCACCGTCAACCTTCAAGCACAGGGCCGTCGCCTACGGATTGAGGCTGACGGCCATCGTCGCGACTTTGCCCCCCTCTGGTTACGTGAACGCAGTCCCGATGATGCCACCCGAGACCCCTATACCGGCCAACGCTTGATCGAAGCCGCCGAGCTACCGCTGGACCTGATGATTGAGACGGCCGATGTGGCTGATGGGCAACTAACGCTAGGCTTCAGTGACGGGCACCTCACCACCTTCACACTAGCCGAACTGCTCAACGAGCAGGCCAGCGATTCGCCCCGGCAACTCTGGGATGCCGCCCAGGCGCCACACCCCAAAGCAGACTTCGCTACCGCCCTTGAAGACGATTCGGCGCTGCTATCCATGCTTGATGCGCTACATCGCCACGGCTTTGTCGTCGTCTCGGGGGTGCCCACCAACAATGACGGCATGCAGCCGCTCATTGATCGCATTGGCCCGCTAAGACGCACCAACTGGGGCGGCATCGCCGACGTCAAATCGGTGGCCAACGCCTACGACCTGACCATGACTCAGCGCGGCCTGGAGCCCCATACCGACAATCCCTACCGGGATCCCATCCCCGGCTATATTTGGCTACACTGCCTGGCCAATGCCGCCGAAGGTGGCGACAGCACCCTGGCCGATGGCTTTATGGCGGCGCGCCTGCTGCGTCAGCGCGACCCGAACGCCTACGCCTGCCTCACTCGGGTAACGCCCAGCTTTCGTTATTGCGACGCCGATACCTACCTGGAAAGCGAAGGCCCACTAATCGAACTGGACAGCCGAGGCGAGCCTGCCCGGGTGCGCTATTCCAACCGTACCGAAAACATGCCAGCGCTGCCTGTAGAAGAGCTGGAGGCATACTATGCCGCCCGCAAAGCCTTCTATCAGTTAATCACCGGCGAAGAATTGACCCTGCACCTTAAGCTCGACCCGGGCCAGATGCTGATTATCGATAACTATCGCTTGCTGCATGGGCGCAGTGCTTTTCAACTGGCTGACGGCGTACGCCATATGCGTCAAGGTTATGTCGATCGCGATAGCACCGCTAGCCGTCGCCACGTGCTGCATCAGCGGCTCGCCACTCCAAAGGCCCAAGGAGAACCCGCATGA